The following are from one region of the Bactrocera oleae isolate idBacOlea1 chromosome 6, idBacOlea1, whole genome shotgun sequence genome:
- the LOC106616936 gene encoding mucin-2 — protein sequence MFHPVSFKRLLIVVLTNLLFITNEHFGHAAFTGQCNECFASAAACLNEQNFAICVDDTPIAVSTPCPTGTVCTADAAICQATAQGAVPVCYEDQCGTCASAQKNFACLDEAIYAICYNGQTPDSSSIDYCPLGYVCDLNNPQICSSALTVAPSCSITDTTTVTTTETTTGIVTITTTDTTADTTTQTGTIPTTVTTTDTTTITTTDTTTDITTDTTTDTTTDTTTDTTTVATTDTTTGTTAVTTTGISTNTILTDTTTGGTTDTTTETAIITTTGSTKPPVDATTFCAEMGKAGKFRQDGDTTCARYIYCYRLSGQYLGYQYICQYYFNAATQNCQTERPDDC from the exons ATGTTCCACCCCGTGAGCTTTAAGCGGTTACTTATTGTTGTGCTTACAAAT CTTCTCTTCATCACAAATGAACACTTCGGCCACGCAGCTTTCACAGGCCAATGCAACGAGTGTTTTGCGAGTGCAGCCGCCTGTCTGAATGAGCAGAACTTTGCTATTTGTGTAGACGACACGCCGATTGCTGTCTCTACTCCATGCCCTACGGGCACGGTTTGCACAGCCGACGCAGCTATATGTCAGGCCACCGCACAGGGCGCTGTACCCGTTTGCTATGAAGATCAGTGTGGAACGTGTGCATCTGCGCAGAAGAATTTCGCCTGTCTCGACGAAGCCATCTATGCCATTTGCTATAATGGTCAAACGCCAGATTCGAGTTCCATTGATTACTGTCCCTTGGGATATGTATGTGATTTGAATAACCCTCAAATTTGTTCGTCTGCACTAACTGTTGCT CCATCGTGTTCAATCACTGATACAACAACTGttacaacaacagaaacaacaaccGGAATAGTAACCATTACAACAACCGATACAACAGCAGATACAACAACCCAAACAGGAACCATTCCAACAACTGTTACAACAACAGATACGACCACTATTACAACAACAGATACAACAACCGATATAACAACAGATACAACAACCGATACAACAACAGATACAACAACCGATACAACGACCGTTGCAACAACCGATACAACAACAGGTACAACAGCAGTTACGACAACAGGTATATCAACCAATACAATACTAACTGATACAACAACAGGCGGAACAACCGATACAACAACCGAAACAGCAATCATTACAACAACAGGATCAACTAAACCCCCTGTAGATGCCACCACATTTTGTGCTGAAATGGGCAAAGCAGGCAAGTTTAGACAAGATGGTGACACAACATGTGCCAG atatatttactGCTACCGGCTTTCTGGTCAATATTTAGGCTATCAGTACATTTGCCAATACTATTTTAATGCAGCAACTCAAAATTGTCAAACGGAACGTCCGGATGATTGTTaa